Below is a genomic region from Jiangella gansuensis DSM 44835.
AGCCGCCCCACCTGGGCGACGTCGTCGGCGCCGAGGGGCACGTCGAGCCGCGCTCCCAGCTGGCGGATCTCGTCGGCGTCGAACAGCAGGTCCTGGGTGCCGATCACACGGACGGTGCCGTCGAGCACACGCTGCGCCGTCACCCACGAGGGCAGCGACCGCGAGGCGACGATCAGCCGCATGCCCTGCTCGTAGGCCGAGCGCAGCGCCGCGCGGGCGGCGTCGTCCAGCTCCGTGAAGCTGTCGGCGACGACTACCGCCGGCTCGCTACCCACCGTCCGCGACACGACCTCCGGATCGTCGCCCGGGCCGAACCGCCGGACGTCAGCGGCGCCGAGCAGGTGGACAGCGTGGTCGAGCAGCACCGACTTACCGATGCCGGGCGGGCCGTGGACGAGGGTCACCGGTGCCGCGCCGTCACCCGTCAGCGCATCGGCCAGGTGATTGCGAAAGAGAACCGGCTGATGGTGCGCGCGACTGTACGGTCCCCCCGAAATGCCCATGAAATTCTCCTTCGCACCGGCGCCCGACATACCCGCCCGTTTCTGGGACGCAGTGCTGTTGCCGATCGTACATTCACCCCGAGTATCACCCCACATTCCACCCCCGGCCTTTCGTCACAGGTTCGTCGCAATGCCGTCCTGGGTACGTGCGGGTCGGCGATGCTAGGACCAAGATCGCTACATGGGGGGCCCGGCGATGGCGGCAATCGCAGGGTTAGGGGACCTGGGTGGATATCGAAAAGCGCGACCAGATCATCGGTCGCGAAAGAGAAGAAGGCAGGATCCGAGGCGTTCTGTCGGGACTGGCGGCGGGAACGGGCGGCGCGGTGGTCGTGGAGGGGCCACCTGGCGTCGGCAAGACAGCATTGGTGCGGGAAGTGGTGCGGCAGGCCCGTGCCGGAGCGGTGCCGGGCCTCGGCGAGACCGCCGTCACCTCGGTGGTCGGTTCGGCGGCGGAGACCGAGTGGCCGTACGCCGGCCTGCACCTCGTGCTGTCCGCGGTGGTGGGGTCGCTGGAGCCGGAACAGCGGGAAATGGCAGCGGACCTGGTGGACGGGTTGACCAGCCGGCTGGACGGTACGGCCAGTGCCTACGAAGTGGCCGTGCGGGTGCAGGGGATGGTCAGCCAGCTGCCACGGCCCGTCGTCGTCGCCATCGACGACGCACACCGGCTGGACGCGCCGTCACTGGACGTGCTGGGCTTCGTGGCTCGCCGGTTGGGAACCGTCCCGCTGGTGCTGCTGATCGTCGTCGACCAGGCAGACGCCGTGGCACCGTTGCGTGGGCTTCCGGTGCTGTCTGTCGGCGAGCTGAGCCCTGGCGACGCGGCCGATCTCGTCCGGCGTGCCGGCGGGTCGCACACACTGCACAGCGTGGCGACGCGGATCGCCGCCCGGGTCGGCGGCAACCCCCGGGCGCTGCTGGACGTGGTCGGCCGGATCCCCGATGTGCAACTACTCGGGCAGGTCGAGCTGGACCGTCAGCTGCCGCCGTCGCCGGTGCTGCAGGAGTTGCAGTTGCCTGAGCTCGGCTCGCTCGACGACGACCAGCGGTTCGCGCTGATCGTGGCGACCGGCAGCGAGGACGGCCGGCTCGCTCCGGTGCTGCAGGCCCTCGGTGCCCCGGACGCGCCGCACGTCGCCTGGCTGTTCGCCGAGCACATCAACCGTACCGACGGCACGTTCACGCTGAAACGTCCCGGAGTGCGCTCGATCATGTGGCAGGCCGCGACGCTGGCCGAACGGGACCGTGCGCACCAGGCGCTGGCCGCCGCGTACGCCGGCGTCGACCCGGGCCGGCAGTTGTGGCACCTGGCCCAGACCCGGCATGAGGCGGACGACGGCCTCGCCATCCAGCTCGACAACGCCGCGGCCGACGCGCTGGCCCGTGGCGAGGTGGAGCGGTCGCTGGCATTCGCCCGGGAGGCGGTGCGGCTCACCGCCAAGCCGGGTGAGCGGATCGTCCGGCTGTTGCAGGCCGGCCGGTTCGCCGTCCTCGCCGGCCGGCTGGACGAGGCGGTGCACATCGCCCGCGAGCGGTTCCGCCTGGACACCACGGTGGAGCAACGCGCCGACTTCGCCCTGCTGGAGGTCCAAGCCCGCAATCTGCTCGACGGCGAGGTGGCCACCGGCCTGGTGAGCCGGCACGCCGAGGAGATCGCGGACATCGACCCGAACCGGGCGGCGGCGTTGTACCTGGCCGCGGCGAACGGCCTGGCCGGACGGATGGAACAGGCCGAGGCGGCCCGCTTCATCGCGCTGGCCGCGCAGTACGGCGACGCCCTCGACGCTGCCACCCGGGCCAGTCAGCGCCGCGTGGCCGCCGTGCTGGCGTCGGTCAGCGGCGAGCTGGAACACGCCGTCGAGCTCGTCGACGCCGACCAGGACGCTCGCGGTGACCTGTTCGCCGTCGCGACGACGTCGCTCACCCATGCCGGTGTGCTGATGAACGCCGAGCGGTTCGACCGCGCCCGCAGGCTGCTGCGCGCCGTCACCGGTGGGGAGTTCGGCGACTCGCCGCTGTTGCTGCGCGCCGCGTTGTCCGGGCTGGTGCAGCTGGAGCTGCGGGCCGGGCGGTTGCGCGAGGCACGGGCGGCGGCCGCGTGGTGGGACCGCGTGGATGCCGACAGCGCGCACCGGGCTCTGGTGCCGGCATACATGATCAAGGCGCACGCATACCTGGGTGAGGACGAGGCGGCGTGGGAGCGGCGTCGGCAGGCCGTGGACGGCGCCCGCCGGCACGGCGATTCGTGGGCGAGCGCGGTCATGCAGGCCGAGACCGGCGCATTCCTGCTACTCCTCGGCCGGTTCGACGAGGCGCTGTCGGTGCTCGACCACGCCCGCCGGTACGCGTTGGAGCACGCCGACCCGTCGTTGCTGGGTGTGGAGCCCGACTTCATCGAGACGTGCGTGCGCGGCGGCGAGCACGAGCGTGCCGTCGCTGCCTTGGCCGAGTTCGAGCTGCGGGTGGCGCGAGTGCCGACGGCGTGGGCGCGGCACACGCTGGCCCGGTGCCGGGCGCTGGTCAGCGAGAGCGAGGAGGCCCTGCAGCTCTTCCGCGCCGCGGTCGAGACCGATACCGAACTGGTTTCACCGGTCGAGCAAGCCCGCACGCTGCTGTGCTTCGGCGAGCGCCTGCGGCGGTTGGGCCGCCGTACCGAGGCGCGAACCTGGCTGCAGCGCACCGTCGTCGTGGCGCAGGAATGCGGAGCCGCGGCACTGGTCGACCGGGCCGGTCAGGAGCTCGGTGCGGCCGGTGGCTCGGTGCCGGCGACAGCGCGGCTGTCCGACCTCACCGACGCGGAGCGACGCATCTCCGCCCTGGTGGCGAGCGGGAAGCGCAACCGGGAGATCGCTGCGGAGCTGTTCGTCTCGGTGCGCACCGTGGAGGCTCACCTCGGGCGGATCTTCCGCAAGCTCGGCATCCGGTCGCGGACCGAACTGACCGGCGTGGTCGTAGCTGGCGACGACGGCGCCGCTCAGACGTCGTAAGCGGCGCGCTGGTGGGCGAAGTACGCCGTGCGCAGTGCCTTCCGGGCCCGGCTGGCCAGGCTTGACACAGCGTTCGGTGTCATGTCGAGCGACGGGGCCAGTTCCGCCGGGGAGTATCGGTCGACCTCCAGCTGCCACAGGACGCTGCGCCAGCGGTCGGGCAGTCCTGCCCAGGCCGCGGCGATGTCGTCCAGCTGGGACCCCGGCGACGGCTCGCCGACGATGTCGCGCGGGTCGACCTCGGCGGTGACCACCACGCGCTGCTGCCGGGTGGTCTGGCGGAAGGCCAGGCGACGCACCGTCGAGAGGAGGTAGCCGAGGAAGGAGTCGTCGGGTCCGCCGCCGCGACGGATGGCCCGCCATACGGTGTAGAACGCCTCCTGGACGACGTCGTCGGCCTCGTGCCGGTCCGGCACCATCCGACGGGCAGTTCTGCGGGCTGTCGGTGCGAAGCGCTCGTAGAGTTCGGCGAAGGCGTCGGTATCCCCCTTGCGCACTCTGAACAGCAGTTCGTGTTCGTCATGTGTCCCACCCCTGATCACGGATGAAACGGTCCCGCCATGCGGTATTTCGGCGCATCGTGGTAATCCACACGCTTTCCTACGTATGCGCGCGACGCTGGATGCGCATTTCGGGCATTAATTACCAAAAGGGTCGAATGGGCGCGGTGATGGTGGTGGCGCCACCGGCTTTCGAGAAAACTCGACTCGGCCGCGTGCGGATCGTGGCTTCCCATGTCTCTTTATGAGTGACGGGCGAGCGAGCCGGTGCTCGTCCGTCGACGGGGGATCAGTCGCTCCGCTCCCCGAAGCCCCCCTTCCGGGAGCGGAGTGGCCCGGTCTGTCATACGTCTAGCTGTCAGGGACGTCCCAGCGCAGCATCGCGGCGACACCGTCGTCCGGGAGCAGGGTCGGCCCGGCGAACACCGCCTCCGCCGAACCCGGTGCCGCGGCCGCGAGCACCAGCAGATCGGCCCGAAGCTCCGGAGCCGACCGAGCGGCCGCCGGCAGCGGCACGTCCGGGTGGTCGGCCGGCCGCACGGTGCGCTTCCCCGCTGTGTCACCGTCCAGCACCAGGGTCTCGATGCTGCCCTGAACGGCCGCGTCCAGCACCTTCCCGACGCCGAGCGCGACAGCGTTGTGCCGGCCGATGTGCTCCTCCAGCCGCCGTATCGTGCCGAGCTGGCGGTCGACCACGGCCGCCCGCACCGCCGCGTCGATGTCGGCGTGCAGCTTCTTCGCCGAACTGTCTGCCCGACTGCCGTGTTCGGCCTCCACGAGGCGGCGCGCCACCGCCGGGCCGACCGCCGCCCGGATCTCATGCCGGGCACGGGGGTCGCCGGCCAGGACGACCAGCGACGGCTCCGCGGCACAGACCTGCTCGATCGCCGCGCTCACCTCCCGGGCATTGCCCCGCCAGACCTCCTCGGTCCGGCTCTGCAGATCCGACCGGGCCATGCCGCCGTCGGGGACCTTGGAGATGTGCTGGTGCGTTCCCTCGACCGTCCGGGTGAGCTCGGGTTCCTCGCCCCAGGCCCGGTAGCAGTACAGGTCGGCACCGACGCGGTCCGCCACCACCACGACGACCGGTGCCGTGGCGTCCCGGTACGCGAGCCACGCCGTCACGTCCGGCAGCGGACCCCAGGTGAGGACCTCGTCGCCGGCCCAGTTCGGTAGGGTCTCGTCGATCTGGACGCCGTCCGCGGTCGCCACCACGAAGCGCCCGGCATCGCCGGGCACCCGTGCGGGTTCGAGCATCCGGTCCAGGAGCGCCTCGCTCACGTCAGCCGGAGCGCCGGCCTCGGCGAGCCGGCCCCGGGCGGCCCGGGCGCGCAGCTCGAACTGCTGCCTGGCGTCCTCTGTGGTGCGGCTGACGTCGAACAGGGCGCTGGCGAACGGACCTTCGTGCTCGAGCAGGCCGGCCAGGGTGGTCAAGTGCATGCGTCCTCCTCCGGTGCCGGCGGGCATCCGCCGGCCGTCTCGGGCGCCGTCATGGTTCGTCGGTGACATATCCGGTCGCGGCGTCGTCCGGTTCGGTGTAGTCCTCGGGCAACTCGGCGTCGAGGCGGTCCTCGAGCGGCTGGCCCTCAGCCTGTTCGCGTGCCGTCGTGCCGTAGGCGTCGACTGCGGTCGGGGCGTCCGTGGGTACGGCCGGCACTTCCGGCTCGGGCACCTCGCCGCTGCCGGGACTGCTGTCGTCGGCGACGTCGGGCACGCCGGCGTCCTCGAGCGGACCACCCGGATCCCGGGTGTAGTCGGCATCGGGATCCAGCGGGTCGTCCGGGCGCTGCGTCATCGCGGTGCTCCCTCCTGGCGACGATCGGAGGATGTTCCTCACCCATCGGCTACCCGACGGCTGGACCCTGAAACGACGCGTGACTGGCCGCCAGGGCTACGCACCAGCCGGAATTCGACGAAGGGCCGGCTCCTCTGTGCGACCATGGAGCGGTTTCGGGTCGAGCCGGGAGGATCGCCGTGACGCGGTCGCGCACGCATCGTCGGTCTCTGGTCGCCGCCGTCCTCGTGCTGTTGGCGGGCGCCGGCTGTGGTTCCTCGTCCGACAGCGACGACCCGGAGGCCACGGCGACGCCGGACCCGTCCACGTCCACGACCGGTGGGCCGGCCGACATCGGGTTCAGCGGCATCATGAGCGTCAGCGCGGTTCCGGGCGCGCCGACCATGCTGGAGATCCGCGACCCCGACGACCTCGCGGGCGCGCCCAGGGCCAGTGTCCCGCTGCCGGACGCACCGTCGAGCGTGTGGAACCGGTCCTCGTTCTCCGCCGACTGGCAGTACGCGGCGTGGGGCGACGATCCCATCCGCGTCGCGCGCTTCGACCCCGGTGCCGGGGAGTACACGGAGCTGTTCACGCTGGAGCCGGGCGCGGGCGGCTACGCGGGTGGCGACGTCGAATACGGGAACGTCGCGTTCACCCCGGGTGGTTCGACCCTGTGGGTCGAGACGCAGCGCGGCGACGACGTCGTCCTGGCCTCGCTCGAGGTCACGGCCGACGCGACGGCCGACGACCTCACCGACTCCGCGCTGCGGCTGCCCGGCGGCCGGCTCGGTGCCGACGACCCGGAGTGGCGGTTCGCCAGCACCGGCGAGCCGGTCCTGGTCACCGAGGACACCCAGGTGGCCATCGGCGCCGGCGGCGACACCTCCGGCCAGCCGGGTGACTGGCGTGCCACCTACTGGTTGGACGAGGCCGGCGGCGTCGTGGAGCCGGCCGTGTCCGTCTGGGCCGAGAGCAACGTCGAGGCCGTGTACACCGAGGAGCTGAGGCTCGGGCCGGCCGAGTTCGTGGTGGTGGCCCACGCCCCTACCGAAATCGGCTTCGACGACGGTGCCGACGCCGCCCGCGAGCACGGAGTGGTGGCGCACGCGACCATCGACCCCGCGGCCGAGACCGCCGCCCTGCGCCCGCTGGTCCCCGTCGGCGGCGAGAACCAACTGGCGCTCTGGTCGGTGGTGGCGCCGGACGGGACGCAGGCACTCATCTGCATCGCCTCCGCGGAGGTCCCAGATACCGGCACCGCGTACCTGGCCGACCTGGCCGAGGGCGAAGAGCCGCGTGAGGCGGCCGACTGCGGCCGGCACACGGAACCGCTCGGCTGGTCCTGACGGCGCTGCGAGGCGGCTCAGCGATGGAGACGACCACGGTCCGCTGGACGAACGGCCGGACCTGCACGAGCGGGCCGCCGCGATCTTCAGCGAGGGCTGGCCGGAATTCATCTTCCACGACCCCGTCGCGTGGTGCCGGGCGGGCTCGCGCCCCTGACTGTTGACCGCGACGCGGGCCGGGCCGAACTGATCGAGCCCAACGCCTGGATGCGCCACCGTTGACCCCATGATCGTCGAGGAGTACGGTCGGGGCTTCGCCGGATGATCAACAACCAGTGGGGGGTGTTGGCCGGCGGATGAAGCCGGGGGGCTCATGACTGTCGAAGCCGCGCGTTCACGTGCGCTCTGTCGATTCATTACCACCACGTTCGTCCTCGCCGCGCTGGCCTTGGCCGGCTGCGGTTCCGAGGATTCCACGCCGGTCGGCGCGCCGGCTTCCGTCCCGCCGGTCACCGCCACACCGGAGCCGACGCCCACACCCACGCCGACCCCGACGCCCGTGGTGACGGTCGAGGCGGTCACCGAAACTGAGGCGATCCCCTTCGAGCAGCGCACCGTCGAGGACCCGGAACTGGACCTCGGCACCAGCGCGATCACCACCACCGGGGTCGACGGCGTGCGGACCCTGACCTACGAGGTGGTGTTCACCGACGGGGTCGAGACGACGCGGACCCTCGTTGGCGACGAGGTGACCATGGCGCCGGTGGACGAGGTGACCACGATCGGGACGTACGAACCGCCGCCGCCGGAGCCCGAACCGGAACCCGAGCCGGCGGTCGAGGAGGCGGCGGGTGGCTGCGACCCCAATTACAGCGGCTGCGTGCCGATCGACAGCGACGTCGACTGCGCCGGCGGCAGTGGCAACGGCCCGTCGTACGTCAACGGCCCGGTGAACGTCATCGGCACTGACATCTACGACCTGGACGCCGACTCCGACGGCGTGGGTTGCGAGTAGGCGCCCCCGTTGACCTCGTTGATCATGTTCCCTCACGGACGCTCGCGGACCGCGAGGGAACATGATCAACGGGTTAGCCGTCTCCGCGGTGGGCGCGTGCCGCGGCGCCTGAGCCGGCGGGTGCGCGGCCGGTCCGGCGCGCCGGCCGGGAATGTGCCGTGCGGCGGGCCGGCGTTCCGATACGGGCAACCGGCCGCAGGTCGGGCCGGGTGTCGATGCATGCCTCCGCCGGCCGCGGCTGGTGCCGTCGCGCCGTACGAGCCCGCAGACCCCGGCTGAGCAGCCCCGGCCGGGCCGGGGTGAACCCCGTCACCGGTGGCTGACCGGCACTCGCCGGTTGACGTGGCAGGACGTAGACGACCCCGCGGCCGGGCCGGTCGCGCAGGATGACCCGCGGTGCCAGCCGGCCGCGACGCGCCAGCGCCGCACCGACGATCAACGCTCCCAGCAGCGGCCCCGAGCCGCAGGCCATCATGGCCGCGTGCGCACCGTGGGTGTGTGCGATCCAGCCGATCAGCGTGCCGGAGCCGGCCTGTGCTCCGAAGAGCACCAGGATGTACAGCGCCATGACGCGCCCGCGCATGGTGGCGGCCACCGCCGTCTGGACCATGGTGTTGCCACCGGTCAGGTACAGCAGCGACGCCGCGCCGACGGCGACCAGCAGGACGCTGAACGCCACCAGGGAGCCGATCATCCCGGCCGTCATCTGCAGCAGTCCGAGCACTCCTGCCGTGTAGACCAGGGTGCGCAGCCGTAGGGTCCGGCGCCGGGTGGACGCCAGCGCGCCGATCACCGCACCGGCGGCGAGGCACGAGTTCAGCAGGCCGTAGCCGCCGGAGCCGATGTCGAACACCTCGTCGGCATAGGCGGCCAGCACCGTGGCCAGGTTGATGCCGGTGACGGCGACGAAGCCGACCAGCACGACCGACCACAGGATCTCCGGTTTCTCACCGACGTAGCGCAAGCCCTCGCGCAGCTGACCCCGGCCGCGGGCGATGGCAGGTGCTGGTGACAGTTCGGCCGCCCGCATGGCGATCAG
It encodes:
- a CDS encoding LuxR family transcriptional regulator yields the protein MDIEKRDQIIGREREEGRIRGVLSGLAAGTGGAVVVEGPPGVGKTALVREVVRQARAGAVPGLGETAVTSVVGSAAETEWPYAGLHLVLSAVVGSLEPEQREMAADLVDGLTSRLDGTASAYEVAVRVQGMVSQLPRPVVVAIDDAHRLDAPSLDVLGFVARRLGTVPLVLLIVVDQADAVAPLRGLPVLSVGELSPGDAADLVRRAGGSHTLHSVATRIAARVGGNPRALLDVVGRIPDVQLLGQVELDRQLPPSPVLQELQLPELGSLDDDQRFALIVATGSEDGRLAPVLQALGAPDAPHVAWLFAEHINRTDGTFTLKRPGVRSIMWQAATLAERDRAHQALAAAYAGVDPGRQLWHLAQTRHEADDGLAIQLDNAAADALARGEVERSLAFAREAVRLTAKPGERIVRLLQAGRFAVLAGRLDEAVHIARERFRLDTTVEQRADFALLEVQARNLLDGEVATGLVSRHAEEIADIDPNRAAALYLAAANGLAGRMEQAEAARFIALAAQYGDALDAATRASQRRVAAVLASVSGELEHAVELVDADQDARGDLFAVATTSLTHAGVLMNAERFDRARRLLRAVTGGEFGDSPLLLRAALSGLVQLELRAGRLREARAAAAWWDRVDADSAHRALVPAYMIKAHAYLGEDEAAWERRRQAVDGARRHGDSWASAVMQAETGAFLLLLGRFDEALSVLDHARRYALEHADPSLLGVEPDFIETCVRGGEHERAVAALAEFELRVARVPTAWARHTLARCRALVSESEEALQLFRAAVETDTELVSPVEQARTLLCFGERLRRLGRRTEARTWLQRTVVVAQECGAAALVDRAGQELGAAGGSVPATARLSDLTDAERRISALVASGKRNREIAAELFVSVRTVEAHLGRIFRKLGIRSRTELTGVVVAGDDGAAQTS
- a CDS encoding RNA polymerase sigma factor, which translates into the protein MIRGGTHDEHELLFRVRKGDTDAFAELYERFAPTARRTARRMVPDRHEADDVVQEAFYTVWRAIRRGGGPDDSFLGYLLSTVRRLAFRQTTRQQRVVVTAEVDPRDIVGEPSPGSQLDDIAAAWAGLPDRWRSVLWQLEVDRYSPAELAPSLDMTPNAVSSLASRARKALRTAYFAHQRAAYDV
- a CDS encoding Vms1/Ankzf1 family peptidyl-tRNA hydrolase; the encoded protein is MHLTTLAGLLEHEGPFASALFDVSRTTEDARQQFELRARAARGRLAEAGAPADVSEALLDRMLEPARVPGDAGRFVVATADGVQIDETLPNWAGDEVLTWGPLPDVTAWLAYRDATAPVVVVVADRVGADLYCYRAWGEEPELTRTVEGTHQHISKVPDGGMARSDLQSRTEEVWRGNAREVSAAIEQVCAAEPSLVVLAGDPRARHEIRAAVGPAVARRLVEAEHGSRADSSAKKLHADIDAAVRAAVVDRQLGTIRRLEEHIGRHNAVALGVGKVLDAAVQGSIETLVLDGDTAGKRTVRPADHPDVPLPAAARSAPELRADLLVLAAAAPGSAEAVFAGPTLLPDDGVAAMLRWDVPDS
- a CDS encoding G5 domain-containing protein encodes the protein MTVEAARSRALCRFITTTFVLAALALAGCGSEDSTPVGAPASVPPVTATPEPTPTPTPTPTPVVTVEAVTETEAIPFEQRTVEDPELDLGTSAITTTGVDGVRTLTYEVVFTDGVETTRTLVGDEVTMAPVDEVTTIGTYEPPPPEPEPEPEPAVEEAAGGCDPNYSGCVPIDSDVDCAGGSGNGPSYVNGPVNVIGTDIYDLDADSDGVGCE
- a CDS encoding MFS transporter, which produces MSSASTALKSTSQAAYPSDTRPAAAASQPRPGTSAPTTPPEPVRWAETFASLRVRNYRLYVTSQVLTNTCGWMQRVAQDWLILSLTGNVAWVGLTVTLQLGPMLLFGLWGGVIADRFDKRRLLMVTQSLFALSALVIGVLTLTGAIQPWHILASAGFLGLATVVDNPARQAFVPEVAGHEHLRNAISINSTVFQMGALIGPALAGAGIALVGEGWAFVVNSAAGTTAVLLLIAMRAAELSPAPAIARGRGQLREGLRYVGEKPEILWSVVLVGFVAVTGINLATVLAAYADEVFDIGSGGYGLLNSCLAAGAVIGALASTRRRTLRLRTLVYTAGVLGLLQMTAGMIGSLVAFSVLLVAVGAASLLYLTGGNTMVQTAVAATMRGRVMALYILVLFGAQAGSGTLIGWIAHTHGAHAAMMACGSGPLLGALIVGAALARRGRLAPRVILRDRPGRGVVYVLPRQPASAGQPPVTGFTPARPGLLSRGLRARTARRHQPRPAEACIDTRPDLRPVARIGTPARRTAHSRPARRTGRAPAGSGAAARAHRGDG